A single Lolium perenne isolate Kyuss_39 chromosome 6, Kyuss_2.0, whole genome shotgun sequence DNA region contains:
- the LOC127308367 gene encoding serrate RNA effector molecule isoform X2, with product MAGRACSPRDLLPDRAPPDHRHAGRGRRRGEALPPPPPPGSRVAFLDRWEGGADADADALPPPPPLGYSRLFVDPPRGSSPGADTQGTRVNVPLPPAPPPVTLRPERVVYRLESDSSPRSGSGRSSRASSPSASATLWSPPPSPFNKRRRSPPPRSPSPGPPKRLRRYWHAGGRVEFTGHRPSDGPASSNGQDITQSKGLMTYKHFIQALEDDVSPHEAGRRYQEYKTAYITTQKRAYFDLHKDETWLKEKYHPTNLLSVIERRNEFCKAAAKNFIIDLRSGTLDIGPEMTAGGASKSGNDNDGSYGNAEDYGNKRRKKGRGHLKVGPLSTAPKAHPVSSKYRRIQTDIDQTLALVQKLDAEKGIVGNILSSGGDHGKADLDRSNVGSTGPIVIVHGLTTVKGLDGVELLDTLLTYLWRIHGVDYYGMSEREDANGFRHVRADKKTASAFDISAADWEKQLDSFWHERLVNGDDPLVVLTANDKIYAATLETLELHVKKIMDENRGCKYGCGAKGCGKVFHAPEFVQKHLKLKHPDLVSVLTSGVQDDIYCQNYMNDPNAPGGVPVMQQPEQESNRMRRMPDEQIVGAIDVQGSDAPFVPEFSSSPLLIPVCGAGPFGPFVPVRRDMAIQMMREQRPPRPNGARGRKECLMPVPMMPMYPYFPRNPRVFRSYEDLDAPGEEVTPIDYRSM from the exons ATGGCGGGCCGCGCGTGCTCTCCCAGAGACCTGCTGCCGGACCGCGCGCCGCCCGACCACCGTCACGCGGGGCGCGGACGACGACGCGGGGAGGCGCTACCCCCGCCCCCGCCGCCCGGCTCGCGCGTCGCCTTCCTCGACCGCTGGGAGGGCGGCGCGGACGCGGACGCGGACGCGCTCCCTCCCCCACCCCCGCTCGGCTACTCCCGCCTCTTCGTCGACCCGCCGCGCGGCTCCAGCCCCGGAGCCGACACCCAGGGCACGCGCGTGAACGTGCCGCTCCCGCCCGCTCCCCCGCCCGTCACGCTCCGCCCCGAGCGCGTCGTCTACCGCCTGGAGTCCGACTCTTCGCCGCGCTCCGGCTCCGGGAGGAGCAGCAGGGCCTCCAGCCCCAGCGCCAGCGCCACCCTGTGGTCGCCACCGCCCTCGCCGTTCAACAAGCGGCGCCGCTCCCCGCCGCCACGCTCGCCGTCTCCCGGCCCGCCGAAGCGCCTGCGCAG GTACTGGCACGCTGGAGGCCGCGTCGAGTTCACCGGGCATCGCCCCTCAG ATGGGCCTGCTTCCAGTAATGGTCAAGATATAACCCAAAG TAAAGGATTAATGACGTACAAACACTTTATCCAAGCTCTTGAAGATGATGTTTCACCACATGAAGCTGGCAGAAG GTACCAAGAATACAAGACAGCATACATTACTACACAGAAACGTGCCTATTTTGATCTCCATAAGGATGAAACTTG GTTGAAAGAGAAGTATCACCCGACAAACTTGTTATCTGTTATTGAAAG GAGGAATGAGTTTTGTAAGGCTGCAGCGAAGAATTTTATTATTGATTTGCGAAGTGGAACTTTGGACAT TGGTCCTGAAATGACTGCTGGTGGAGCAAGCAAATCAGGAAATGACAACGATGGAAGCTATGGGAATGCTGAAGATTATGGTAACAAGAGAAGAAAGAAGGGAAGAGGTCACCTAAAAGTAGGGCCACTTTCAACTGCTCCAAAAGCTCATCCGGTCAGTTCAAAGTATCGACGAATTCAAACTGACATAGATCAAACTCTAGCTTTAGTGCAAAAGCTTGACGCGGAGAAGGGTATTGTTGGAAACATTCTGTCAAGTGGTGGTGATCATGGCAAGGCAGATCTTGACAGATCAAATGTTGGATCCACAGGGCCTATAGTTATTGTCCATGGCTTAACTACTGTCAAGGGCCTTGATGGTGTTGAGCTCCTTGACACTCTCCTCACTTACTTATGGCGTATCCATGGCGTTGATTACTATGGCATGTCTGAAAGGGAAGATGCAAACGGTTTTCGTCATGTGAGGGCTGACAAAAAAACTGCCAGTGCATTTGACATTAGTGCTGCTGATTGGGAGAAACAACTTGATTCATTCTGGCACGAAAGACTGGTGAATGGCGATGATCCTCTAGTTGTATTGACTGCCAATGACAAAATTTATGCAGCAACTCTTGAAACTCTGGAACTTCATGTGAAGAAAATTATGGATGAGAATCGTGGCTGTAAGTATGGGTGTGGAGCCAAGGGGTGTGGAAAAGTTTTCCATGCTCCTGAGTTTGTTCAAAAGCATCTAAAACTCAAGCACCCTGACTTGGTCTCTGTGTTGACTTCGGGAGTTCAAGATGATATCTACTGCCAAAATTACATGAA TGATCCAAATGCCCCAGGTGGAGTACCAGTTATGCAGCAACCTGAACAA GAGAGCAACAGAATGAGACGAATGCCTGATGAGCAGATAGTAGGCGCTATTGACGTACAGGGTTCAGATGCCCCATTTGTCCCTGAATTCTCCTCTTCACCACTACTAATCCCTGTGTGTGGTGCTGG CCCATTTGGTCCATTTGTTCCTGTACGACGAGATATGGCCATTCAAATGATGCGAGAGCAAAGACCTCCAAGACCAAATGGTGCTCGGGGTAGGAAGGAATGTTTGATGCCGGTACCAATGATGCCCATGTATCCGTATTTCCCGCGCAACCCTCGTGTTTTTCGAAG TTACGAAGATCTTGATGCTCCTGGGGAAGAAGTCACTCCCATTGACTACAGAAGCATGTAG
- the LOC127308367 gene encoding serrate RNA effector molecule isoform X1 encodes MAGRACSPRDLLPDRAPPDHRHAGRGRRRGEALPPPPPPGSRVAFLDRWEGGADADADALPPPPPLGYSRLFVDPPRGSSPGADTQGTRVNVPLPPAPPPVTLRPERVVYRLESDSSPRSGSGRSSRASSPSASATLWSPPPSPFNKRRRSPPPRSPSPGPPKRLRRYWHAGGRVEFTGHRPSDGPASSNGQDITQSKGLMTYKHFIQALEDDVSPHEAGRRYQEYKTAYITTQKRAYFDLHKDETWLKEKYHPTNLLSVIERRNEFCKAAAKNFIIDLRSGTLDIGPEMTAGGASKSGNDNDGSYGNAEDYGNKRRKKGRGHLKVGPLSTAPKAHPVSSKYRRIQTDIDQTLALVQKLDAEKGIVGNILSSGGDHGKADLDRSNVGSTGPIVIVHGLTTVKGLDGVELLDTLLTYLWRIHGVDYYGMSEREDANGFRHVRADKKTASAFDISAADWEKQLDSFWHERLVNGDDPLVVLTANDKIYAATLETLELHVKKIMDENRGCKYGCGAKGCGKVFHAPEFVQKHLKLKHPDLVSVLTSGVQDDIYCQNYMNDPNAPGGVPVMQQPEQLYVQESNRMRRMPDEQIVGAIDVQGSDAPFVPEFSSSPLLIPVCGAGPFGPFVPVRRDMAIQMMREQRPPRPNGARGRKECLMPVPMMPMYPYFPRNPRVFRSYEDLDAPGEEVTPIDYRSM; translated from the exons ATGGCGGGCCGCGCGTGCTCTCCCAGAGACCTGCTGCCGGACCGCGCGCCGCCCGACCACCGTCACGCGGGGCGCGGACGACGACGCGGGGAGGCGCTACCCCCGCCCCCGCCGCCCGGCTCGCGCGTCGCCTTCCTCGACCGCTGGGAGGGCGGCGCGGACGCGGACGCGGACGCGCTCCCTCCCCCACCCCCGCTCGGCTACTCCCGCCTCTTCGTCGACCCGCCGCGCGGCTCCAGCCCCGGAGCCGACACCCAGGGCACGCGCGTGAACGTGCCGCTCCCGCCCGCTCCCCCGCCCGTCACGCTCCGCCCCGAGCGCGTCGTCTACCGCCTGGAGTCCGACTCTTCGCCGCGCTCCGGCTCCGGGAGGAGCAGCAGGGCCTCCAGCCCCAGCGCCAGCGCCACCCTGTGGTCGCCACCGCCCTCGCCGTTCAACAAGCGGCGCCGCTCCCCGCCGCCACGCTCGCCGTCTCCCGGCCCGCCGAAGCGCCTGCGCAG GTACTGGCACGCTGGAGGCCGCGTCGAGTTCACCGGGCATCGCCCCTCAG ATGGGCCTGCTTCCAGTAATGGTCAAGATATAACCCAAAG TAAAGGATTAATGACGTACAAACACTTTATCCAAGCTCTTGAAGATGATGTTTCACCACATGAAGCTGGCAGAAG GTACCAAGAATACAAGACAGCATACATTACTACACAGAAACGTGCCTATTTTGATCTCCATAAGGATGAAACTTG GTTGAAAGAGAAGTATCACCCGACAAACTTGTTATCTGTTATTGAAAG GAGGAATGAGTTTTGTAAGGCTGCAGCGAAGAATTTTATTATTGATTTGCGAAGTGGAACTTTGGACAT TGGTCCTGAAATGACTGCTGGTGGAGCAAGCAAATCAGGAAATGACAACGATGGAAGCTATGGGAATGCTGAAGATTATGGTAACAAGAGAAGAAAGAAGGGAAGAGGTCACCTAAAAGTAGGGCCACTTTCAACTGCTCCAAAAGCTCATCCGGTCAGTTCAAAGTATCGACGAATTCAAACTGACATAGATCAAACTCTAGCTTTAGTGCAAAAGCTTGACGCGGAGAAGGGTATTGTTGGAAACATTCTGTCAAGTGGTGGTGATCATGGCAAGGCAGATCTTGACAGATCAAATGTTGGATCCACAGGGCCTATAGTTATTGTCCATGGCTTAACTACTGTCAAGGGCCTTGATGGTGTTGAGCTCCTTGACACTCTCCTCACTTACTTATGGCGTATCCATGGCGTTGATTACTATGGCATGTCTGAAAGGGAAGATGCAAACGGTTTTCGTCATGTGAGGGCTGACAAAAAAACTGCCAGTGCATTTGACATTAGTGCTGCTGATTGGGAGAAACAACTTGATTCATTCTGGCACGAAAGACTGGTGAATGGCGATGATCCTCTAGTTGTATTGACTGCCAATGACAAAATTTATGCAGCAACTCTTGAAACTCTGGAACTTCATGTGAAGAAAATTATGGATGAGAATCGTGGCTGTAAGTATGGGTGTGGAGCCAAGGGGTGTGGAAAAGTTTTCCATGCTCCTGAGTTTGTTCAAAAGCATCTAAAACTCAAGCACCCTGACTTGGTCTCTGTGTTGACTTCGGGAGTTCAAGATGATATCTACTGCCAAAATTACATGAA TGATCCAAATGCCCCAGGTGGAGTACCAGTTATGCAGCAACCTGAACAA TTATATGTGCAGGAGAGCAACAGAATGAGACGAATGCCTGATGAGCAGATAGTAGGCGCTATTGACGTACAGGGTTCAGATGCCCCATTTGTCCCTGAATTCTCCTCTTCACCACTACTAATCCCTGTGTGTGGTGCTGG CCCATTTGGTCCATTTGTTCCTGTACGACGAGATATGGCCATTCAAATGATGCGAGAGCAAAGACCTCCAAGACCAAATGGTGCTCGGGGTAGGAAGGAATGTTTGATGCCGGTACCAATGATGCCCATGTATCCGTATTTCCCGCGCAACCCTCGTGTTTTTCGAAG TTACGAAGATCTTGATGCTCCTGGGGAAGAAGTCACTCCCATTGACTACAGAAGCATGTAG
- the LOC127308366 gene encoding uncharacterized protein, with translation MDLAEILAQRADRREEPCADGEAEPQPPLPVSVSKVIDDDNLLPLIIVRVGFPTSLLRAALVCKRWLGVAADPAFLRGFRKLNPPGLLGFCVDTFTLGVPYQAIRTRFVPMLPLPPELAAVARHLEAYQKQERDTQRSADAFISGFWNGISTERGMASFLLPAAPTDQDQFDGSFLSSFFICLHSNGQVHGLSHVYSSVEANRRKRRFCTMNMYTLQDGSWQMRTSAATQLSYTRLDVEPLLVDGKVYMRRVDEGDVLVLDLKGSSFSTVPLPEGVEYLNENTMLSRGDDDSKVYLMHLKNLQLHIWLNNGDNWLLVDTICLRQLCDIPSMSDATDEDGHSNAIIRVSQLGDSDEFVFLKIGQCALYLDIKRRVLRKVYEATEENQRLCYIHPFRMIWPPVFPALKDDDPARNGM, from the exons ATGGATCTTGCCGAGATTCTTGCCCAACG TGCCGATCGCCGGGAGGAGCCGTGTGCGGATGGCGAGGCGGAGCCGCAGCCGCCGCTGCCGGTGTCTGTATCCAAGGTGATCGACGACGACAACCTCCTGCCCCTGATAATCGTCCGCGTCGGCTTCCCCACCAGCCTCCTCCGCGCCGCCCTCGTCTGCAAGCGCTGGCTCGGCGTCGCCGCCGACCCGGCCTTCCTCCGCGGCTTCCGCAAGCTGAACCCTCCCGGCCTCCTCGGCTTCTGCGTCGACACCTTCACGCTCGGTGTGCCATACCAGGCGATCCGCACACGCTTCGTGCCGATGCTTCCGCTACCACCGGAGCTCGCCGCCGTTGCCCGCCACTTGGAAGCCTACCAGAAACAAGAAAGGGACACCCAGCGGAGCGCCGACGCCTTCATCAGCGGCTTCTGGAACGGCATATCCACAGAGAGAGGCATGGCGAGCTTCCTCCTACCCGCGGCCCCAACCGACCAGGACCAGTTCGACGGCTCCTTCCTGTCCTCGTTCTTCATCTGCCTGCACTCCAACGGACAAGTCCACGGCCTGTCGCACGTCTACTCCTCGGTGGAGGCCAACAGGAGGAAGCGCAGGTTCTGCACCATGAACATGTACACGTTGCAGGATGGTTCCTGGCAGATGCGCACCTCGGCCGCGACGCAGCTCAGCTATACAAGGCTGGACGTAGAGCCTCTGCTCGTCGACGGCAAGGTCTACATGAGGAGGGTTGACGAGGGCGACGTCCTCGTGCTGGATTTGAAGGGCTCGAGTTTCTCCACGGTTCCGCTTCCGGAAGGAGTGGAGTATCTCAATGAAAACACCATGCTGTCTCGGGGCGATGATGATTCCAAGGTCTATCTCATGCATTTGAAGAACCTTCAACTTCACATCTGGCTCAACAATGGAGACAACTGGTTGCTGGTGGATACCATATGTTTGCGTCAGTTGTGCGATATTCCGAGCATGTCCGACGCCACGGATGAGGATGGGCATAGTAATGCTATTATCAGGGTAAGCCAGTTGGGGGATAGTGATGAGTTTGTGTTCTTGAAGATTGGTCAGTGTGCGCTCTACTTGGACATCAAGCGCAGGGTGCTACGTAAAGTGTACGAGGCAACGGAAGAGAATCAACGTCTGTGTTATATCCACCCTTTTAGGATGATCTGGCCTCCCGTATTTCCTGCACTTAAGGACGATGATCCTGCAAG GAATGGCATGTGA